A section of the Prochlorococcus marinus XMU1402 genome encodes:
- the dnaN gene encoding DNA polymerase III subunit beta — MEIICNQNDLNNAIQLVSKAVASRPTHPILANILLTADQGTNKISLTGFDLNLGIQTSFDGTVKNSGAITIPSKLLSEIVNKLPNETPVSLEVDQDLENVLIKSDRGSFNLKGIPSDDYPNLPFVESGTSLNIEPISFLKALKLTIFASSNDDSKQLLTGVNFTFKQSYLESASTDGHRLAVALIGNEENIANKDNFYSNESDLTVTIPTSSLREIEKLVTLKSSDNSIKLFYDKGQVVFISSNQIITTRTLEGTYPNYSQLIPDTFSKTIKFKTKKFIEALERIAVLADQQSSVVKIKLDNTDLASVSADAQDIGSANESIPVSYSGEDFDIAFNVRYLLEGLKVIASENVLLKCNLSTTPAVFVPEDNFNSFTYLVMPVQVRS, encoded by the coding sequence ATGGAGATTATTTGTAATCAAAATGATTTAAATAATGCTATTCAATTAGTAAGTAAAGCTGTTGCTTCAAGACCAACACATCCCATTCTTGCCAATATACTTTTAACAGCCGATCAAGGAACAAATAAGATTAGCCTGACAGGATTTGATCTTAATTTAGGAATTCAAACTTCTTTTGATGGAACTGTTAAAAATAGTGGTGCTATAACGATACCTTCAAAATTATTATCTGAAATAGTAAATAAATTGCCTAATGAAACTCCTGTTTCTTTAGAAGTAGATCAAGATTTAGAAAATGTTTTAATAAAAAGTGATAGAGGATCGTTTAATCTTAAAGGTATACCTTCAGATGATTATCCTAACTTGCCATTTGTTGAAAGCGGTACTTCTTTAAATATTGAACCTATTTCTTTTTTGAAAGCCTTAAAATTAACTATTTTTGCAAGTAGTAATGATGACTCAAAGCAATTACTTACCGGAGTTAATTTTACGTTTAAACAGAGTTATTTAGAGTCTGCATCAACCGATGGTCATAGATTAGCGGTAGCGTTAATTGGAAACGAAGAAAATATTGCAAATAAAGATAATTTTTATTCTAATGAAAGTGATTTAACAGTAACAATTCCAACAAGTTCTTTAAGGGAAATTGAAAAATTAGTGACTTTAAAAAGCTCAGATAATTCAATTAAACTTTTCTACGACAAAGGTCAAGTAGTTTTTATTTCTTCTAATCAAATAATTACAACAAGAACACTTGAAGGTACCTATCCAAATTATTCTCAATTAATACCAGATACATTTTCTAAAACAATCAAGTTTAAAACAAAAAAATTTATTGAAGCATTAGAAAGAATTGCTGTTTTAGCTGATCAACAGAGCAGTGTTGTTAAAATTAAATTGGATAATACAGATCTAGCCTCAGTAAGTGCTGATGCACAAGATATTGGTAGCGCAAATGAATCAATACCTGTTTCCTATTCTGGAGAAGATTTTGATATTGCATTTAATGTTAGATACCTTTTAGAAGGGTTAAAAGTTATTGCTTCTGAAAATGTACTTTTAAAATGTAATCTTTCAACGACTCCTGCTGTTTTTGTACCAGAAGATAACTTTAATTCTTTTACTTATTTAGTCATGCCTGTTCAGGTGCGTTCCTAA
- a CDS encoding PRC-barrel domain-containing protein, with protein sequence MKLPKEILLSELLNHNVKGKNTLNYGNGENVWMHPPVHRILGWYSRPSNFDLKRNVWRLNQITQIIDNDIYVKGDPAISDLATLNRFPTLIEANLININGSKIGVIADFLFNMKTGKINYYLVSRSNPKIPGSSRWKLNIENIKDQQPGLVFCESNSLDDLFLIKSSIKNEFWQKGKKIFDRFDDMKNIASNRLEDWLEDDEDINPNLDFKQNSFYNKDITSRSFSDKKDDDPWI encoded by the coding sequence TTGAAATTACCTAAAGAAATTTTATTAAGTGAATTATTAAATCATAATGTTAAGGGAAAAAATACTCTTAACTATGGAAATGGAGAAAATGTATGGATGCATCCTCCTGTTCATCGTATTTTAGGATGGTATTCACGTCCTTCAAATTTTGATTTAAAACGAAATGTTTGGAGATTAAATCAAATTACTCAAATAATAGATAATGATATTTATGTCAAAGGTGATCCAGCAATTTCTGATTTAGCAACTTTAAATAGGTTTCCAACATTAATAGAAGCTAATTTAATAAATATAAATGGCTCAAAAATAGGAGTTATAGCAGATTTTTTATTTAATATGAAAACAGGTAAAATAAATTATTATTTAGTTTCTCGATCTAATCCTAAGATTCCAGGTTCTAGTAGATGGAAATTAAATATTGAAAATATAAAAGATCAACAACCTGGTTTAGTATTTTGTGAAAGCAATTCTTTAGATGATTTATTTTTGATAAAATCAAGTATTAAAAATGAATTTTGGCAAAAAGGGAAAAAAATTTTTGATAGATTCGATGATATGAAAAATATAGCTTCTAACAGATTAGAAGATTGGCTAGAAGATGATGAAGATATAAACCCAAATTTAGATTTTAAACAAAATAGTTTTTATAATAAAGATATAACATCAAGATCTTTTAGTGATAAAAAAGACGATGACCCTTGGATCTAA
- the purL gene encoding phosphoribosylformylglycinamidine synthase subunit PurL, with protein sequence MINSQNNDLYDLSEALKVENLTVNDYDEICKRLKRTPNRTELGMFGVMWSEHCCYRNSKPLLSNFPTKGKNVLVGPGENAGVIDVGNNQKLVFKIESHNHPSAIEPFQGAATGVGGILRDIFTMGARPIAVLNSLRFGNLDKPSNVDLLRGVVSGIAHYGNCVGVPTVGGEIDFDDSYSGNPLVNVMALGLLETNEIVCSGAKNVGSPVLYVGNTTGRDGVGGASFASSELTTASLDDRPAVQVGDPFVEKSLIEACLDSFKTGDVIAAQDMGAAGLTCSSAEMAANGNLGISINLDLVPSREKNMSPYQYLLSESQERMLFVVKEEKVNELIENFTKWGLYANVIGEVIDTKEVIISHKGNIVAQIPTSALSDDTPVNIRPVINDPPVYLLNKWEWKEKNLPEIDEQQIFSLKEKKSFSYSQIILKLLSNPSIASKRWIYKQYDSQVQANTVFKPGESDAAVIRLRVQTEKNKNKVFSGVAASVDCNSRWVSLDPFRGTIAAVAESARNVSCVGAEPVAITNNLNFSSPENEIGYWQLSSSCKAISEACKALETPVTGGNVSLYNESKNKDNKITPINPTPVIGMVGKIDNAEKAISSEWKNLNDQIWLIGSHKSEITIAASSYLEYFHGEITGRPPKIDLLDEKLCQGFLRNAILNSFVVSAHDISDGGLAIALAECCILSSKGASIDVEKVSNRNDNLLFAEGGSRIIFSIDKNKEKEWLKYLKINQINSQSSVYIKKIGYVSSETFNIKIQEQNICNIRVEELTEKFNNSISGHF encoded by the coding sequence ATGATAAATTCTCAAAATAATGATCTATATGATCTTAGTGAAGCACTTAAAGTTGAAAATTTAACCGTTAATGATTACGACGAAATTTGTAAAAGATTAAAAAGAACACCTAATAGGACTGAACTAGGAATGTTTGGTGTTATGTGGTCTGAACATTGTTGTTATAGAAATTCAAAACCTTTATTATCTAACTTTCCTACTAAAGGTAAAAATGTTTTGGTTGGCCCCGGAGAAAATGCTGGCGTTATTGATGTTGGTAATAATCAAAAACTTGTTTTTAAAATAGAGAGTCATAATCATCCCTCTGCAATCGAACCTTTTCAAGGGGCAGCAACAGGGGTAGGAGGAATATTAAGAGATATTTTTACAATGGGTGCAAGGCCAATTGCAGTTTTGAATTCATTAAGATTTGGCAATCTTGACAAACCATCAAATGTAGATTTGCTTCGAGGAGTTGTATCAGGAATAGCACACTATGGAAATTGTGTGGGTGTGCCTACTGTTGGAGGTGAAATTGACTTCGATGATAGTTATTCTGGTAATCCTCTTGTAAATGTAATGGCTTTAGGACTTTTAGAGACTAATGAAATTGTTTGTTCCGGAGCTAAAAATGTAGGATCACCAGTACTATATGTTGGTAATACAACAGGTAGAGATGGAGTTGGTGGGGCTAGTTTTGCAAGTTCAGAATTAACTACAGCTTCATTAGATGATCGGCCTGCAGTTCAAGTAGGTGACCCATTTGTTGAGAAAAGTCTTATTGAAGCTTGTTTAGATTCTTTCAAGACAGGAGATGTAATAGCCGCTCAAGATATGGGTGCTGCAGGTTTAACCTGCAGTAGTGCAGAAATGGCTGCAAATGGAAATTTAGGAATATCTATTAATTTAGATTTGGTCCCTTCTAGAGAAAAAAATATGTCTCCATATCAGTATTTATTATCTGAATCTCAAGAGAGAATGTTATTCGTGGTAAAGGAAGAAAAAGTTAATGAACTTATTGAAAATTTCACTAAATGGGGATTATATGCAAATGTAATTGGTGAAGTAATAGATACAAAAGAGGTCATTATTTCTCATAAGGGTAATATTGTTGCTCAAATCCCTACTTCTGCTTTATCTGACGATACCCCTGTCAATATTCGTCCTGTAATAAATGATCCACCAGTTTATTTATTAAATAAATGGGAGTGGAAAGAAAAAAACTTACCAGAAATTGATGAGCAACAAATATTTTCATTGAAGGAAAAAAAGAGTTTTTCTTATTCACAAATTATTTTAAAACTTCTCTCTAATCCCTCAATAGCTTCCAAGAGATGGATTTATAAACAATATGATTCTCAAGTGCAGGCAAATACAGTTTTTAAACCCGGAGAATCTGATGCTGCTGTAATAAGATTAAGGGTACAAACTGAAAAAAATAAAAATAAAGTATTTTCTGGTGTTGCTGCTTCCGTCGACTGTAATAGTAGATGGGTTTCTCTTGATCCTTTCAGAGGAACTATTGCCGCAGTTGCAGAATCTGCCAGAAATGTTAGTTGCGTTGGAGCTGAACCAGTAGCAATTACAAATAATTTAAATTTTTCTTCTCCTGAGAATGAAATAGGATATTGGCAACTCTCATCTTCATGCAAAGCAATTTCCGAAGCATGTAAAGCTCTTGAAACTCCCGTTACGGGGGGAAATGTTTCCTTATATAATGAATCAAAAAATAAAGATAATAAAATAACTCCTATTAATCCAACGCCAGTGATTGGAATGGTTGGGAAGATAGATAATGCTGAAAAAGCTATAAGTAGTGAATGGAAAAATCTTAATGATCAAATCTGGTTAATTGGTTCTCATAAATCAGAAATAACAATTGCAGCCAGTTCTTATTTGGAATATTTTCATGGAGAAATTACAGGAAGGCCTCCAAAAATAGATTTGTTGGATGAGAAGTTGTGCCAGGGTTTTTTAAGAAATGCGATATTAAATAGTTTTGTAGTTTCTGCTCACGATATTAGCGATGGAGGTTTAGCTATAGCTTTGGCAGAGTGTTGTATTTTATCTTCAAAAGGTGCCTCAATAGACGTAGAAAAAGTTTCTAATAGAAATGATAATCTATTGTTTGCAGAAGGAGGTTCTAGAATTATTTTTTCAATAGATAAAAATAAAGAAAAAGAATGGCTCAAATATTTAAAAATAAATCAAATTAATTCTCAATCAAGCGTTTATATAAAAAAAATAGGATATGTTTCAAGTGAAACTTTTAATATTAAAATTCAAGAACAAAATATTTGCAATATTAGGGTTGAGGAATTAACCGAAAAATTTAATAATAGTATTTCAGGCCACTTTTAA
- the purF gene encoding amidophosphoribosyltransferase: MCGIVGIVSSDDVNQQIYDSLLLLQHRGQDSTGIATMENTIFHIHKAKGQVSTAYRTRDMRNLIGKIGLGHVRYATKGSAESVEEAQPFYVNAPYGIVLIHNGNLTNTRDLEKQLFNIDKRHTNSSSDTEMLLNVFATELQEQIHNQELQPDIIFDAVKSLHKRIQGSYSSIALISGHGLLAFRDPFGIRPLVIGKRISLTTKKDEWMVASESLVLENNDYQVVRDVDPGEAIFINLNGEFFSRQCSENPVLCPCAFEYVYLARPDSIMNGISVYKARLKMGDYLSETIKENINSGDVDVVMPIPDSSRPAAMQVARQLGIEYREGFFKNRYVGRTFIMPGQQKRKQSVRQKLNAMSAEFKNKNVLIVDDSIVRGTTSKEIVQMAKDAGANKVYFTSAAPPVRFPHVYGINMPNKDELIAHNRTISEIADQLEIDNLVYQSVNNLRKSIISDSSIEDLEMSCFTGSYVTGTVNQEYLNWVENEYKS, from the coding sequence ATGTGTGGAATTGTTGGAATAGTTTCTTCAGATGATGTAAATCAACAAATTTACGATAGTCTTTTGCTTCTTCAGCATAGAGGTCAAGATTCAACAGGTATAGCTACAATGGAAAACACTATTTTCCATATCCATAAGGCTAAAGGTCAGGTAAGTACTGCATATAGAACAAGAGATATGAGGAATTTAATAGGCAAAATTGGTTTGGGTCATGTTAGATATGCCACAAAGGGATCAGCTGAAAGTGTAGAGGAAGCTCAACCCTTCTATGTTAATGCTCCTTATGGAATTGTTTTGATACATAATGGTAATTTGACTAATACTAGAGATTTAGAAAAACAATTATTCAATATTGATAAGCGGCATACAAATTCTTCAAGTGATACCGAAATGTTGTTGAATGTATTTGCTACAGAATTGCAAGAGCAGATTCATAATCAAGAATTGCAACCTGATATTATTTTTGATGCTGTCAAATCTTTACATAAAAGAATTCAGGGATCATATTCTTCAATAGCATTAATTTCAGGACATGGTTTATTAGCATTCAGAGATCCTTTTGGTATTAGACCTTTAGTTATAGGAAAAAGAATTTCATTAACTACTAAAAAAGATGAGTGGATGGTTGCGAGCGAATCTTTAGTGCTTGAGAATAACGATTATCAAGTAGTTAGAGATGTAGACCCTGGAGAAGCCATTTTTATAAACCTTAATGGAGAGTTTTTTTCTAGGCAATGTTCCGAAAATCCAGTGTTATGTCCTTGTGCTTTTGAATATGTATATCTAGCTAGGCCAGATTCAATTATGAACGGGATTTCAGTATATAAAGCTCGCTTAAAAATGGGAGATTATTTGTCTGAAACAATAAAAGAGAATATTAATTCCGGAGATGTTGATGTTGTAATGCCTATCCCTGATTCTTCTCGACCTGCTGCTATGCAAGTCGCTAGACAGCTAGGTATAGAGTATAGAGAAGGTTTTTTTAAAAATAGGTATGTTGGTAGAACATTCATAATGCCTGGTCAGCAGAAACGTAAGCAATCTGTAAGACAAAAATTAAATGCTATGAGTGCAGAATTTAAAAATAAAAATGTATTAATTGTTGATGACTCAATAGTACGAGGTACTACTTCAAAAGAAATTGTCCAGATGGCTAAAGATGCAGGAGCAAATAAAGTTTATTTCACATCAGCAGCACCACCTGTGCGTTTTCCTCATGTTTATGGAATTAATATGCCAAATAAGGATGAATTGATAGCTCATAATAGAACAATAAGTGAAATTGCCGATCAACTAGAAATTGATAATCTTGTTTATCAAAGTGTTAATAATTTACGCAAATCGATAATAAGTGATTCTTCAATTGAAGATTTGGAAATGAGTTGCTTTACTGGCTCTTATGTAACAGGAACAGTAAATCAAGAATACTTAAACTGGGTTGAAAATGAATATAAATCTTAG
- a CDS encoding DNA gyrase/topoisomerase IV subunit A, with protein MDKKNFTSISLQEEMQRSYLEYAMSVIVGRALPDARDGLKPVQRRILFAMHELGLTPDRPFRKCARVVGDVLGKYHPHGDQAVYDALVRLVQNFSTKYPTLDGHGNFGSVDNDPPAAMRYTETRLAPIAHKAFLEEIASETVNFSNNFDGSQKEPDVLPAQLPFLLLNGSSGIAVGMATNIPPHNLGEVVDGLIALVKNKDISNKKLSNLIKGPDFPTGGELIHNQAIDELYETGKGSITIRGVINTEEINVGKGKHKKNALIITELPYQISKSGWIEKLAELVNASKINGISDIRDESDRDGMRIVIELKKDSNAELVISNLYKKTTLQTNFGAIFLTLIKGKPIQLNLKQYLIFFLEFREKTIRKRTNFYLKNTLEKLEILEGLSKATKHIKKIIAFIEDSANSAEAKSKLMENFFLSEKQANSVLEMPLKKLTNLERNQIKNDIKNLQEKKNYLQKILNERKLLLELLINEFLLLKKKYNVKRKTKILKNIDQNQEIEIINNQILEEFINKKTKLHIDNRLYLKKMILNNYKKSFEDTNKIIDNKNIQKFICNVDKNLKLIGITYTGKVFHIDWESKINNDYKLDNKSLGNINPNEIINFHSIKKGINNYLCILNSDGRFKKVLFDKDMINSNRSFAITKLKNNQKIIDSFISNEEKNLIILTSIGRIFKFKLSDKFLNPTTKQSQGLILVKLLPSEIIVSCCPYQNEENIYLISKHGKIFCLNTNEIYYANEYSLGYLNEKTQLKKDIFLKVIPSNHYLDIETNKNKSARLNFDKLNFKSNTTNFLIDFLNLEIGEHLENCFSLKNLLD; from the coding sequence ATGGATAAGAAAAACTTCACTTCTATCTCTCTCCAAGAAGAAATGCAACGTTCTTATCTGGAGTATGCAATGAGTGTAATAGTTGGTCGTGCTCTTCCCGATGCTAGAGACGGTCTTAAGCCTGTCCAAAGAAGAATACTATTTGCAATGCATGAATTAGGTTTAACACCGGATAGACCATTTAGAAAGTGTGCAAGAGTTGTTGGAGATGTACTTGGGAAGTACCATCCTCACGGAGATCAAGCAGTATATGATGCATTAGTAAGGCTAGTGCAAAATTTTTCGACAAAATATCCCACACTTGATGGACATGGAAATTTTGGATCAGTAGATAATGATCCACCAGCTGCAATGAGATACACTGAAACAAGATTAGCTCCAATAGCCCACAAAGCGTTTCTTGAAGAAATCGCATCAGAAACAGTTAATTTCTCAAATAACTTTGATGGTTCACAAAAAGAACCAGATGTTCTCCCAGCCCAACTTCCATTTTTATTATTGAACGGATCATCTGGAATTGCAGTTGGAATGGCAACAAATATTCCTCCTCACAACCTAGGAGAGGTAGTAGATGGTTTAATTGCTTTAGTAAAAAATAAAGATATAAGTAATAAAAAACTTTCTAACCTTATTAAAGGGCCTGATTTTCCTACAGGCGGAGAATTAATTCATAATCAAGCAATAGATGAACTGTATGAAACAGGAAAAGGATCAATAACAATTAGAGGTGTCATAAATACAGAAGAAATAAATGTAGGAAAAGGTAAACATAAAAAAAATGCATTAATTATTACTGAGCTTCCTTATCAAATCAGTAAGTCAGGTTGGATTGAAAAATTAGCGGAACTTGTTAATGCGAGCAAAATCAATGGAATCTCAGATATTAGGGATGAAAGCGATAGAGATGGAATGAGAATTGTCATAGAGTTAAAAAAAGACTCTAATGCAGAACTTGTAATTTCTAATTTATATAAAAAAACAACTCTCCAAACAAACTTTGGTGCAATTTTTTTAACTTTAATTAAAGGCAAGCCTATCCAGCTAAACTTAAAACAATATCTTATTTTTTTTCTTGAATTTAGAGAAAAAACAATTAGAAAAAGAACTAATTTTTATCTAAAAAACACTCTTGAAAAACTTGAAATATTAGAGGGTTTATCAAAAGCAACAAAACATATTAAAAAAATTATCGCGTTTATTGAAGACTCAGCAAATTCTGCAGAAGCTAAATCAAAATTGATGGAGAATTTTTTCTTAAGTGAAAAACAAGCAAATTCAGTCTTGGAAATGCCACTAAAAAAATTAACAAATCTAGAAAGAAATCAAATAAAGAATGATATAAAAAATTTGCAAGAAAAAAAGAATTATCTTCAAAAAATACTGAACGAAAGAAAATTATTACTTGAGTTGTTAATAAATGAATTTTTATTATTAAAGAAAAAATATAATGTCAAAAGAAAAACAAAAATTCTTAAGAATATAGATCAAAATCAAGAAATAGAAATAATTAATAATCAGATACTAGAAGAATTTATAAATAAAAAAACAAAATTACACATAGATAATAGACTTTATTTAAAGAAAATGATTTTAAATAATTACAAAAAATCTTTTGAGGATACAAATAAAATTATAGATAATAAAAATATTCAAAAATTTATATGTAATGTCGATAAAAATTTAAAATTAATTGGAATCACATATACCGGAAAGGTTTTTCACATAGATTGGGAGTCAAAAATTAATAATGACTATAAATTAGATAATAAAAGCCTTGGGAATATTAATCCAAATGAAATAATAAATTTCCACTCAATTAAAAAAGGAATTAATAACTATTTATGTATTTTGAATTCTGATGGAAGATTTAAAAAAGTTTTGTTTGATAAGGATATGATTAACAGTAATAGATCTTTCGCAATAACAAAATTAAAAAATAATCAAAAAATAATTGATTCATTTATTTCTAATGAAGAAAAAAATTTAATAATATTAACCTCAATAGGAAGAATTTTTAAATTTAAGTTATCTGATAAATTTTTAAATCCAACTACTAAACAATCTCAAGGATTAATTCTTGTAAAACTTTTGCCGAGTGAAATAATTGTTTCTTGTTGCCCATATCAAAATGAAGAAAATATTTATTTAATTTCTAAACATGGGAAAATCTTTTGCTTAAATACAAATGAAATTTATTACGCGAATGAATACAGTTTGGGATATTTAAATGAAAAAACCCAGCTTAAAAAGGATATCTTCCTAAAGGTCATACCAAGTAACCATTACCTTGATATTGAAACTAATAAAAATAAATCTGCTAGGTTAAACTTCGATAAATTAAATTTCAAATCTAATACAACAAATTTTTTAATTGACTTTTTAAATTTGGAGATAGGAGAACATCTTGAAAATTGTTTTAGTCTCAAAAACCTTCTTGACTAA
- a CDS encoding tetratricopeptide repeat protein, protein MKKIVKKIIFISLISFSFFRVNHVQSLVPYYYLPTLKNLQKDSLSIGKNAYQLLYFGQYEKSLNLAKLAVQINNKDEKLWLILSEAQIANKLYKKALISLNKAQKINSKNSEIYFAKSSVYLKLSELQKAKTALKSGLSVEPNNHNAIFQLGNISLMEQNYSEAITLFERSIKIKPDFWQAINNQGLAYFEKNNINQSLKHFEKAISIEENAEPLLGLASCLRVKDIKLALKLAKKALIKNPNYINRDYRKEQLWGENIQSSTEILLQNDQLKQDVILAKSKINESS, encoded by the coding sequence ATGAAAAAAATTGTTAAAAAAATAATATTTATCTCTTTAATTAGTTTTTCCTTTTTTAGAGTTAATCATGTTCAATCTTTAGTCCCCTACTATTATTTACCAACATTAAAAAATTTACAAAAAGATAGCTTATCTATTGGCAAAAATGCATATCAGCTTTTGTATTTTGGACAATATGAAAAGAGCCTTAACTTAGCAAAATTAGCTGTTCAAATAAATAACAAAGATGAAAAACTATGGCTAATTTTATCTGAAGCACAAATAGCTAACAAACTATACAAAAAAGCACTTATTTCACTAAATAAAGCACAAAAAATTAATTCAAAGAATAGTGAAATATATTTTGCAAAAAGTAGTGTTTATCTTAAGCTTTCAGAATTACAAAAGGCAAAGACTGCTTTAAAATCTGGATTAAGTGTCGAACCAAATAACCATAATGCTATTTTTCAATTAGGAAATATTTCATTAATGGAACAAAATTACTCGGAAGCTATTACGTTATTTGAGAGATCTATAAAAATAAAACCCGATTTCTGGCAAGCAATTAACAATCAAGGTTTAGCTTATTTCGAGAAAAATAATATCAATCAATCTTTAAAACATTTTGAAAAAGCAATCTCAATTGAGGAAAATGCAGAGCCATTATTAGGACTTGCTTCCTGTTTAAGAGTGAAAGATATTAAATTAGCGCTTAAACTCGCAAAAAAAGCTTTGATTAAAAATCCAAATTATATTAATCGTGATTATAGAAAAGAACAGTTGTGGGGAGAAAATATACAATCCTCAACAGAAATCCTTTTACAAAATGATCAACTTAAACAAGATGTAATATTGGCAAAGTCCAAAATAAATGAATCTTCTTAA
- the queG gene encoding tRNA epoxyqueuosine(34) reductase QueG codes for MINSLQDKKEISRKLKERAINEGFAISGIASIPGSSRLKLRTNALDRWLSNNHHGEMKWMEAERRKDISSLLQGAKSVLSVGFTYINSNNSRNKIFKIGKFSQGEDYHKVIYKKLKNIGRWINLEIPDCEWKICVDTSPLLEKAWAEESGLGWIGKNSNLITKENGSWLTLGFMILTKDLIPDKPHQSLCGKCDKCIEYCPTQAIVEPFVIKSDLCIAYHTIESRNKTIPKEIKENLNGWIAGCDICQDICPWNKSVPYNNTFETTPKEWIQNLTIESLNWDDKTWEKNLKSTTLKRIKPWMWRRNIKANLNI; via the coding sequence ATGATCAATAGCCTTCAAGACAAAAAAGAAATAAGTAGAAAATTAAAAGAAAGAGCAATTAATGAAGGTTTTGCAATATCTGGAATTGCTTCTATACCAGGTAGTTCGCGCTTGAAATTAAGAACTAATGCATTAGATAGATGGTTATCGAATAACCACCATGGTGAAATGAAATGGATGGAAGCAGAAAGAAGAAAAGACATAAGCTCACTCCTTCAGGGAGCAAAAAGTGTTCTCAGCGTTGGGTTTACTTACATTAACTCAAATAACAGCAGGAACAAAATTTTCAAGATAGGTAAATTTAGTCAGGGAGAGGATTATCATAAAGTAATTTATAAAAAATTAAAGAATATCGGTAGATGGATTAATCTAGAAATTCCAGATTGCGAGTGGAAAATATGTGTAGATACCTCCCCACTTCTTGAAAAAGCATGGGCTGAAGAATCAGGTCTTGGTTGGATAGGTAAAAATAGCAATTTAATAACCAAAGAAAATGGTTCTTGGCTTACTTTAGGTTTTATGATACTAACGAAAGATTTGATACCAGATAAACCTCATCAATCTCTTTGCGGGAAATGTGATAAGTGTATTGAATATTGTCCGACACAAGCGATAGTAGAACCGTTTGTAATAAAATCAGACTTATGTATTGCCTATCACACAATAGAAAGCAGAAATAAAACTATTCCAAAAGAAATAAAAGAAAATTTAAATGGTTGGATTGCAGGATGTGATATATGTCAAGATATTTGCCCATGGAATAAATCAGTACCATACAATAATACTTTTGAAACAACTCCAAAAGAATGGATTCAAAATCTTACTATTGAGTCATTAAATTGGGATGATAAAACTTGGGAAAAAAACCTTAAATCAACGACCTTAAAAAGAATTAAACCATGGATGTGGAGAAGAAACATAAAAGCAAATCTGAACATTTAA
- a CDS encoding DUF502 domain-containing protein has protein sequence MVESSQNQDSNLGSRLQQDLKNDLIAGLLVVIPLATTIWLSSLVSKFVLTLVTSVPKQLNPFITLNPLLQDLINLTLGLTVPLLAILLIGLMARNFVGRWLLEFGEGTLSKIPVAGAVYKTLKQLLETFLSNKSNRFRRVVLVEYPREGLYSVGFVTGNVGPSLQPELDETLLSVFIPTAPNPTTGWYTLVPESSVKDLDITVEDAFRTIISAGIVNPDEKNNTTNPTFSKLFSQLRASTNTSS, from the coding sequence TTGGTTGAATCTAGTCAAAATCAAGATTCGAACTTAGGATCTAGGCTCCAACAGGATCTAAAAAATGATCTTATTGCGGGATTGTTAGTTGTTATACCTTTAGCAACAACTATCTGGCTATCATCATTAGTTAGTAAATTTGTATTAACATTAGTTACTTCCGTTCCTAAGCAGTTAAATCCTTTTATTACTTTAAATCCTTTATTACAAGATCTAATTAATCTTACTTTAGGTTTAACTGTTCCTTTATTAGCTATTTTACTTATAGGTTTAATGGCGAGAAATTTTGTAGGGAGATGGTTGTTAGAATTCGGTGAAGGAACTTTATCAAAAATTCCTGTTGCAGGTGCAGTTTATAAAACTCTTAAACAATTACTTGAAACTTTTTTAAGTAATAAATCTAATCGATTTAGAAGAGTTGTTTTAGTTGAATACCCTCGTGAAGGACTTTATAGCGTTGGGTTTGTAACTGGTAATGTGGGACCCTCCCTTCAGCCGGAATTGGATGAAACGTTGTTAAGTGTTTTTATTCCTACAGCACCTAACCCAACTACTGGTTGGTATACCTTGGTTCCTGAGTCTTCTGTTAAGGATTTGGATATTACTGTTGAAGATGCTTTTAGAACAATAATTTCGGCTGGAATAGTTAATCCAGATGAGAAAAATAACACTACAAACCCAACATTTTCAAAATTATTTTCTCAATTGCGTGCCTCTACTAATACTTCTTCTTAA